Proteins from a genomic interval of Macaca mulatta isolate MMU2019108-1 chromosome 18, T2T-MMU8v2.0, whole genome shotgun sequence:
- the MBD1 gene encoding methyl-CpG-binding domain protein 1 isoform X26, whose product MAEDWLDCPALGPGWKRREVFRKSGATCGRSDTYYQSPTGDRIRSKVELTRYLGPACDLTLFDFKQGILCYPAPKAHPVAVASKKRKKPSKPAKTRKRQVGPQSGEVRKEAPRDETKADTDTAPASFPAPGCCENCGISFSGDGTQRQRLKTLCKDCRAQRIAFNREQRMFKRVGCGECAACQVTEDCGACSTCLLQLPHDVASGLFCKCERRRCLRIVERSRGCGVCRGCQTQEDCGRCPICLRPPRPGLRRQWKCVQRRCLRGKHARRKGGCDSKMAARRRPGAQPLPPPSPSQSPEPTEPHPRALAPSPPAEFIYYCVDEDELKRLLPSVWSESEDGAGSPPPYHRRKRPSSARRHHLGPTLKPTLATRTAQPDHTQAPTKQEAGGGFVLPPPGTDLVFLREGASSPVQVPGPVAASTEALLQAVDPGLPSVKQEPPDPEEDKEENKDDSASKLAPEEEAGGAGTPVITEIFSLGGTRFRDTAVWLPSLQGRHSGREDGCKVWETEDTVEPTSTSWNPRGWPGTHVSLSPPPASMMWVSCRRSWCPSSQS is encoded by the exons ATGGCTGAGGACTGGCTGGACTGCCCggccctgggccctggctggAAGCGCCGTGAAGTCTTTCGCAAGTCAGGGGCCACCTGTGGACGCTCAGACACCTATTACCAGAG CCCCACAGGAGACAGGATCCGAAGCAAAGTTGAGCTGACTCGATACCTGGGCCCTGCGTGTGATCTCACCCTCTTCGACTTCAAACAAGGCATCTTGTGCTATCCAGCCCCCAAG GCCCATCCTGTGGCTGTTGCCAGCAAGAAGCGAAAGAAGCCTTCAAAGCCAGCCAAGACTCGGAAACGTCAGGTTGGACCCCAGAGTGGTGAGGTCAGGAAGGAGGCCCCAAGGGACGAGACCAAGGCTGACACTGACACAGCCCCAGCTTCATTCCCTGCTCCTGG ATGCTGTGAGAACTGTGGAATCAGCTTCTCAGGGGATGGCACCCAAAGGCAGCGGCTCAAAACATTGTGCAAAGACTGTCGAG CACAGAGAATTGCCTTCAACCGAGAACAGAGAATGTTTAAG CGTGTGGGCTGTGGGGAGTGTGCAGCCTGCCAGGTAACAGAAGACTGTGGGGCCTGCTCCACGTGCCTCCTGCAGCTGCCCCATGATGTGGCATCGGGGCTGTTCTGCAAGTGTGAACGGAGACGCTGCCTCCGGATTGTGGAAAGG AGCCGAGGGTGTGGAGTATGCCGGGGCTGTCAGACCCAAGAGGACTGTGGCCGTTGTCCCATCTGCCTTCGCCCTCCCCGCCCTGGTCTCAGGCGCCAGTGGAAATGTGTCCAGCGACGTTGCCTACGG GGTAAACATGCCCGCCGCAAGGGAGGCTGTGACTCCAAGATGGCTGCCAGGAGGCGCCCCGGAGCCCAGCCACTGCCTCCACCTTCCCCATCACAGTCCCCAGAGCCCACAGAGCCG CACCCCAGAGCCCTGGCCCCCTCGCCACCTGCCGAATTCATCTATTACTGTGTAGACGAGGACGAGCTA AAGCGGCTGCTGCCCAGTGTCTGGTCAGAGTCTGAGGATGGGGCAGGATCGCCCCCACCTTACCATCGTCGAAAGAGGCCCAGCTCTGCCCGACGTCACCATCTTGGGCCTACCTTGAAGCCCACCTTGGCTACACGCACAGCCCAACCAGACCATACCCAGGCTCCAACGAAGCAGGAAGCAGGTGGTGGCTTTGTGCTGCCTCCGCCTGGCACTGACCTTGTGTTTTTACGGGAGGGCGCAAGCAGTCCTGTGCAGGTGCCAGGCCCTGTTGCAGCTTCCACAGAAGCCCTGTTGCAG GCAGTAGACCCAGGCCTGCCATCTGTGAAGCAAGAGCCACCTGACCCTGAGGAGGACAAGGAGGAGAACAAGGATGACTCTGCCTCCAAATTGGCCCCAGAAGAAGAGGCAGGAGGGGCTGGCACACCCGTG ATCACGGAGATTTTCAGCCTGGGTGGAACCCGCTTCCGAGATACAGCGGTCTGGTTGCCAAG TCTGCAGGGCAGGCACTCGGGAAGGGAAGATGGATGTAAAGTGTGGGAGACCGAGGACACAGTGGAGCCCACGAGCACGAGCTGGAACCCACGAGGATGGCCTGGAACCCATGTCAGtctctcaccacctccagctTCGATGATGTGGGTGTCCTGCAGAAGAAGCTGGTGCCCttcctcacagagttaa
- the MBD1 gene encoding methyl-CpG-binding domain protein 1 isoform X6, producing MAEDWLDCPALGPGWKRREVFRKSGATCGRSDTYYQSPTGDRIRSKVELTRYLGPACDLTLFDFKQGILCYPAPKAHPVAVASKKRKKPSKPAKTRKRQVGPQSGEVRKEAPRDETKADTDTAPASFPAPGCCENCGISFSGDGTQRQRLKTLCKDCRAQRIAFNREQRMFKRVGCGECAACQVTEDCGACSTCLLQLPHDVASGLFCKCERRRCLRIVERSRGCGVCRGCQTQEDCGRCPICLRPPRPGLRRQWKCVQRRCLRGKHARRKGGCDSKMAARRRPGAQPLPPPSPSQSPEPTEPHPRALAPSPPAEFIYYCVDEDELPYTNRRQNRKCGACAACLRRMDCGRCDFCCDKPKFGGSNQKRQKCRWRQCLQFAMKRLLPSVWSESEDGAGSPPPYHRRKRPSSARRHHLGPTLKPTLATRTAQPDHTQAPTKQEAGGGFVLPPPGTDLVFLREGASSPVQVPGPVAASTEALLQEAQCSGLSWVVALPQVKQEKADTQDEWTPGTAVLTSPVLVPGCPSKAVDPGLPSVKQEPPDPEEDKEENKDDSASKLAPEEEAGGAGTPVITEIFSLGGTRFRDTAVWLPRAGTREGKMDVKCGRPRTQWSPRARAGTHEDGLEPMSVSHHLQLR from the exons ATGGCTGAGGACTGGCTGGACTGCCCggccctgggccctggctggAAGCGCCGTGAAGTCTTTCGCAAGTCAGGGGCCACCTGTGGACGCTCAGACACCTATTACCAGAG CCCCACAGGAGACAGGATCCGAAGCAAAGTTGAGCTGACTCGATACCTGGGCCCTGCGTGTGATCTCACCCTCTTCGACTTCAAACAAGGCATCTTGTGCTATCCAGCCCCCAAG GCCCATCCTGTGGCTGTTGCCAGCAAGAAGCGAAAGAAGCCTTCAAAGCCAGCCAAGACTCGGAAACGTCAGGTTGGACCCCAGAGTGGTGAGGTCAGGAAGGAGGCCCCAAGGGACGAGACCAAGGCTGACACTGACACAGCCCCAGCTTCATTCCCTGCTCCTGG ATGCTGTGAGAACTGTGGAATCAGCTTCTCAGGGGATGGCACCCAAAGGCAGCGGCTCAAAACATTGTGCAAAGACTGTCGAG CACAGAGAATTGCCTTCAACCGAGAACAGAGAATGTTTAAG CGTGTGGGCTGTGGGGAGTGTGCAGCCTGCCAGGTAACAGAAGACTGTGGGGCCTGCTCCACGTGCCTCCTGCAGCTGCCCCATGATGTGGCATCGGGGCTGTTCTGCAAGTGTGAACGGAGACGCTGCCTCCGGATTGTGGAAAGG AGCCGAGGGTGTGGAGTATGCCGGGGCTGTCAGACCCAAGAGGACTGTGGCCGTTGTCCCATCTGCCTTCGCCCTCCCCGCCCTGGTCTCAGGCGCCAGTGGAAATGTGTCCAGCGACGTTGCCTACGG GGTAAACATGCCCGCCGCAAGGGAGGCTGTGACTCCAAGATGGCTGCCAGGAGGCGCCCCGGAGCCCAGCCACTGCCTCCACCTTCCCCATCACAGTCCCCAGAGCCCACAGAGCCG CACCCCAGAGCCCTGGCCCCCTCGCCACCTGCCGAATTCATCTATTACTGTGTAGACGAGGACGAGCTA CCCTACACGAACCGCCGGCAGAACCGCAAGTGCGGGGCCTGTGCAGCCTGCCTACGGCGGATGGACTGTGGCCGCTGCGACTTCTGCTGCGACAAGCCCAAATTCGGGGGCAGCAACCAGAAGCGCCAGAAGTGTCGTTGGCGCCAATGCCTGCAGTTTGCCATG AAGCGGCTGCTGCCCAGTGTCTGGTCAGAGTCTGAGGATGGGGCAGGATCGCCCCCACCTTACCATCGTCGAAAGAGGCCCAGCTCTGCCCGACGTCACCATCTTGGGCCTACCTTGAAGCCCACCTTGGCTACACGCACAGCCCAACCAGACCATACCCAGGCTCCAACGAAGCAGGAAGCAGGTGGTGGCTTTGTGCTGCCTCCGCCTGGCACTGACCTTGTGTTTTTACGGGAGGGCGCAAGCAGTCCTGTGCAGGTGCCAGGCCCTGTTGCAGCTTCCACAGAAGCCCTGTTGCAG GAGGCCCAGTGCTCTGGCCTGAGTTGGGTTGTGGCCTTACCCCAGGTGAAGCAAGAGAAGGCGGATACCCAGGACGAGTGGACACCAGGCACAGCTGTCCTGACTTCTCCCGTATTGGTGCCTGGCTGCCCTAGCAAG GCAGTAGACCCAGGCCTGCCATCTGTGAAGCAAGAGCCACCTGACCCTGAGGAGGACAAGGAGGAGAACAAGGATGACTCTGCCTCCAAATTGGCCCCAGAAGAAGAGGCAGGAGGGGCTGGCACACCCGTG ATCACGGAGATTTTCAGCCTGGGTGGAACCCGCTTCCGAGATACAGCGGTCTGGTTGCCAAG GGCAGGCACTCGGGAAGGGAAGATGGATGTAAAGTGTGGGAGACCGAGGACACAGTGGAGCCCACGAGCACGAGCTGGAACCCACGAGGATGGCCTGGAACCCATGTCAGtctctcaccacctccagctTCGATGA
- the MBD1 gene encoding methyl-CpG-binding domain protein 1 isoform X25 yields MAEDWLDCPALGPGWKRREVFRKSGATCGRSDTYYQSPTGDRIRSKVELTRYLGPACDLTLFDFKQGILCYPAPKAHPVAVASKKRKKPSKPAKTRKRQVGPQSGEVRKEAPRDETKADTDTAPASFPAPGCCENCGISFSGDGTQRQRLKTLCKDCRAQRIAFNREQRMFKRVGCGECAACQVTEDCGACSTCLLQLPHDVASGLFCKCERRRCLRIVERSRGCGVCRGCQTQEDCGRCPICLRPPRPGLRRQWKCVQRRCLRGKHARRKGGCDSKMAARRRPGAQPLPPPSPSQSPEPTEPKRLLPSVWSESEDGAGSPPPYHRRKRPSSARRHHLGPTLKPTLATRTAQPDHTQAPTKQEAGGGFVLPPPGTDLVFLREGASSPVQVPGPVAASTEALLQEAQCSGLSWVVALPQVKQEKADTQDEWTPGTAVLTSPVLVPGCPSKAVDPGLPSVKQEPPDPEEDKEENKDDSASKLAPEEEAGGAGTPVITEIFSLGGTRFRDTAVWLPRAGTREGKMDVKCGRPRTQWSPRARAGTHEDGLEPMSVSHHLQLR; encoded by the exons ATGGCTGAGGACTGGCTGGACTGCCCggccctgggccctggctggAAGCGCCGTGAAGTCTTTCGCAAGTCAGGGGCCACCTGTGGACGCTCAGACACCTATTACCAGAG CCCCACAGGAGACAGGATCCGAAGCAAAGTTGAGCTGACTCGATACCTGGGCCCTGCGTGTGATCTCACCCTCTTCGACTTCAAACAAGGCATCTTGTGCTATCCAGCCCCCAAG GCCCATCCTGTGGCTGTTGCCAGCAAGAAGCGAAAGAAGCCTTCAAAGCCAGCCAAGACTCGGAAACGTCAGGTTGGACCCCAGAGTGGTGAGGTCAGGAAGGAGGCCCCAAGGGACGAGACCAAGGCTGACACTGACACAGCCCCAGCTTCATTCCCTGCTCCTGG ATGCTGTGAGAACTGTGGAATCAGCTTCTCAGGGGATGGCACCCAAAGGCAGCGGCTCAAAACATTGTGCAAAGACTGTCGAG CACAGAGAATTGCCTTCAACCGAGAACAGAGAATGTTTAAG CGTGTGGGCTGTGGGGAGTGTGCAGCCTGCCAGGTAACAGAAGACTGTGGGGCCTGCTCCACGTGCCTCCTGCAGCTGCCCCATGATGTGGCATCGGGGCTGTTCTGCAAGTGTGAACGGAGACGCTGCCTCCGGATTGTGGAAAGG AGCCGAGGGTGTGGAGTATGCCGGGGCTGTCAGACCCAAGAGGACTGTGGCCGTTGTCCCATCTGCCTTCGCCCTCCCCGCCCTGGTCTCAGGCGCCAGTGGAAATGTGTCCAGCGACGTTGCCTACGG GGTAAACATGCCCGCCGCAAGGGAGGCTGTGACTCCAAGATGGCTGCCAGGAGGCGCCCCGGAGCCCAGCCACTGCCTCCACCTTCCCCATCACAGTCCCCAGAGCCCACAGAGCCG AAGCGGCTGCTGCCCAGTGTCTGGTCAGAGTCTGAGGATGGGGCAGGATCGCCCCCACCTTACCATCGTCGAAAGAGGCCCAGCTCTGCCCGACGTCACCATCTTGGGCCTACCTTGAAGCCCACCTTGGCTACACGCACAGCCCAACCAGACCATACCCAGGCTCCAACGAAGCAGGAAGCAGGTGGTGGCTTTGTGCTGCCTCCGCCTGGCACTGACCTTGTGTTTTTACGGGAGGGCGCAAGCAGTCCTGTGCAGGTGCCAGGCCCTGTTGCAGCTTCCACAGAAGCCCTGTTGCAG GAGGCCCAGTGCTCTGGCCTGAGTTGGGTTGTGGCCTTACCCCAGGTGAAGCAAGAGAAGGCGGATACCCAGGACGAGTGGACACCAGGCACAGCTGTCCTGACTTCTCCCGTATTGGTGCCTGGCTGCCCTAGCAAG GCAGTAGACCCAGGCCTGCCATCTGTGAAGCAAGAGCCACCTGACCCTGAGGAGGACAAGGAGGAGAACAAGGATGACTCTGCCTCCAAATTGGCCCCAGAAGAAGAGGCAGGAGGGGCTGGCACACCCGTG ATCACGGAGATTTTCAGCCTGGGTGGAACCCGCTTCCGAGATACAGCGGTCTGGTTGCCAAG GGCAGGCACTCGGGAAGGGAAGATGGATGTAAAGTGTGGGAGACCGAGGACACAGTGGAGCCCACGAGCACGAGCTGGAACCCACGAGGATGGCCTGGAACCCATGTCAGtctctcaccacctccagctTCGATGA
- the MBD1 gene encoding methyl-CpG-binding domain protein 1 isoform X18: MAEDWLDCPALGPGWKRREVFRKSGATCGRSDTYYQSPTGDRIRSKVELTRYLGPACDLTLFDFKQGILCYPAPKAHPVAVASKKRKKPSKPAKTRKRQVGPQSGEVRKEAPRDETKADTDTAPASFPAPGCCENCGISFSGDGTQRQRLKTLCKDCRAQRIAFNREQRMFKRVGCGECAACQVTEDCGACSTCLLQLPHDVASGLFCKCERRRCLRIVERSRGCGVCRGCQTQEDCGRCPICLRPPRPGLRRQWKCVQRRCLRGKHARRKGGCDSKMAARRRPGAQPLPPPSPSQSPEPTEPHPRALAPSPPAEFIYYCVDEDELKRLLPSVWSESEDGAGSPPPYHRRKRPSSARRHHLGPTLKPTLATRTAQPDHTQAPTKQEAGGGFVLPPPGTDLVFLREGASSPVQVPGPVAASTEALLQVKQEKADTQDEWTPGTAVLTSPVLVPGCPSKAVDPGLPSVKQEPPDPEEDKEENKDDSASKLAPEEEAGGAGTPVITEIFSLGGTRFRDTAVWLPSLQGRHSGREDGCKVWETEDTVEPTSTSWNPRGWPGTHVSLSPPPASMMWVSCRRSWCPSSQS, translated from the exons ATGGCTGAGGACTGGCTGGACTGCCCggccctgggccctggctggAAGCGCCGTGAAGTCTTTCGCAAGTCAGGGGCCACCTGTGGACGCTCAGACACCTATTACCAGAG CCCCACAGGAGACAGGATCCGAAGCAAAGTTGAGCTGACTCGATACCTGGGCCCTGCGTGTGATCTCACCCTCTTCGACTTCAAACAAGGCATCTTGTGCTATCCAGCCCCCAAG GCCCATCCTGTGGCTGTTGCCAGCAAGAAGCGAAAGAAGCCTTCAAAGCCAGCCAAGACTCGGAAACGTCAGGTTGGACCCCAGAGTGGTGAGGTCAGGAAGGAGGCCCCAAGGGACGAGACCAAGGCTGACACTGACACAGCCCCAGCTTCATTCCCTGCTCCTGG ATGCTGTGAGAACTGTGGAATCAGCTTCTCAGGGGATGGCACCCAAAGGCAGCGGCTCAAAACATTGTGCAAAGACTGTCGAG CACAGAGAATTGCCTTCAACCGAGAACAGAGAATGTTTAAG CGTGTGGGCTGTGGGGAGTGTGCAGCCTGCCAGGTAACAGAAGACTGTGGGGCCTGCTCCACGTGCCTCCTGCAGCTGCCCCATGATGTGGCATCGGGGCTGTTCTGCAAGTGTGAACGGAGACGCTGCCTCCGGATTGTGGAAAGG AGCCGAGGGTGTGGAGTATGCCGGGGCTGTCAGACCCAAGAGGACTGTGGCCGTTGTCCCATCTGCCTTCGCCCTCCCCGCCCTGGTCTCAGGCGCCAGTGGAAATGTGTCCAGCGACGTTGCCTACGG GGTAAACATGCCCGCCGCAAGGGAGGCTGTGACTCCAAGATGGCTGCCAGGAGGCGCCCCGGAGCCCAGCCACTGCCTCCACCTTCCCCATCACAGTCCCCAGAGCCCACAGAGCCG CACCCCAGAGCCCTGGCCCCCTCGCCACCTGCCGAATTCATCTATTACTGTGTAGACGAGGACGAGCTA AAGCGGCTGCTGCCCAGTGTCTGGTCAGAGTCTGAGGATGGGGCAGGATCGCCCCCACCTTACCATCGTCGAAAGAGGCCCAGCTCTGCCCGACGTCACCATCTTGGGCCTACCTTGAAGCCCACCTTGGCTACACGCACAGCCCAACCAGACCATACCCAGGCTCCAACGAAGCAGGAAGCAGGTGGTGGCTTTGTGCTGCCTCCGCCTGGCACTGACCTTGTGTTTTTACGGGAGGGCGCAAGCAGTCCTGTGCAGGTGCCAGGCCCTGTTGCAGCTTCCACAGAAGCCCTGTTGCAG GTGAAGCAAGAGAAGGCGGATACCCAGGACGAGTGGACACCAGGCACAGCTGTCCTGACTTCTCCCGTATTGGTGCCTGGCTGCCCTAGCAAG GCAGTAGACCCAGGCCTGCCATCTGTGAAGCAAGAGCCACCTGACCCTGAGGAGGACAAGGAGGAGAACAAGGATGACTCTGCCTCCAAATTGGCCCCAGAAGAAGAGGCAGGAGGGGCTGGCACACCCGTG ATCACGGAGATTTTCAGCCTGGGTGGAACCCGCTTCCGAGATACAGCGGTCTGGTTGCCAAG TCTGCAGGGCAGGCACTCGGGAAGGGAAGATGGATGTAAAGTGTGGGAGACCGAGGACACAGTGGAGCCCACGAGCACGAGCTGGAACCCACGAGGATGGCCTGGAACCCATGTCAGtctctcaccacctccagctTCGATGATGTGGGTGTCCTGCAGAAGAAGCTGGTGCCCttcctcacagagttaa
- the MBD1 gene encoding methyl-CpG-binding domain protein 1 isoform X21, producing MAEDWLDCPALGPGWKRREVFRKSGATCGRSDTYYQSPTGDRIRSKVELTRYLGPACDLTLFDFKQGILCYPAPKAHPVAVASKKRKKPSKPAKTRKRQVGPQSGEVRKEAPRDETKADTDTAPASFPAPGCCENCGISFSGDGTQRQRLKTLCKDCRAQRIAFNREQRMFKRVGCGECAACQVTEDCGACSTCLLQLPHDVASGLFCKCERRRCLRIVERSRGCGVCRGCQTQEDCGRCPICLRPPRPGLRRQWKCVQRRCLRGKHARRKGGCDSKMAARRRPGAQPLPPPSPSQSPEPTEPHPRALAPSPPAEFIYYCVDEDELKRLLPSVWSESEDGAGSPPPYHRRKRPSSARRHHLGPTLKPTLATRTAQPDHTQAPTKQEAGGGFVLPPPGTDLVFLREGASSPVQVPGPVAASTEALLQVKQEKADTQDEWTPGTAVLTSPVLVPGCPSKAVDPGLPSVKQEPPDPEEDKEENKDDSASKLAPEEEAGGAGTPVITEIFSLGGTRFRDTAVWLPRAGTREGKMDVKCGRPRTQWSPRARAGTHEDGLEPMSVSHHLQLR from the exons ATGGCTGAGGACTGGCTGGACTGCCCggccctgggccctggctggAAGCGCCGTGAAGTCTTTCGCAAGTCAGGGGCCACCTGTGGACGCTCAGACACCTATTACCAGAG CCCCACAGGAGACAGGATCCGAAGCAAAGTTGAGCTGACTCGATACCTGGGCCCTGCGTGTGATCTCACCCTCTTCGACTTCAAACAAGGCATCTTGTGCTATCCAGCCCCCAAG GCCCATCCTGTGGCTGTTGCCAGCAAGAAGCGAAAGAAGCCTTCAAAGCCAGCCAAGACTCGGAAACGTCAGGTTGGACCCCAGAGTGGTGAGGTCAGGAAGGAGGCCCCAAGGGACGAGACCAAGGCTGACACTGACACAGCCCCAGCTTCATTCCCTGCTCCTGG ATGCTGTGAGAACTGTGGAATCAGCTTCTCAGGGGATGGCACCCAAAGGCAGCGGCTCAAAACATTGTGCAAAGACTGTCGAG CACAGAGAATTGCCTTCAACCGAGAACAGAGAATGTTTAAG CGTGTGGGCTGTGGGGAGTGTGCAGCCTGCCAGGTAACAGAAGACTGTGGGGCCTGCTCCACGTGCCTCCTGCAGCTGCCCCATGATGTGGCATCGGGGCTGTTCTGCAAGTGTGAACGGAGACGCTGCCTCCGGATTGTGGAAAGG AGCCGAGGGTGTGGAGTATGCCGGGGCTGTCAGACCCAAGAGGACTGTGGCCGTTGTCCCATCTGCCTTCGCCCTCCCCGCCCTGGTCTCAGGCGCCAGTGGAAATGTGTCCAGCGACGTTGCCTACGG GGTAAACATGCCCGCCGCAAGGGAGGCTGTGACTCCAAGATGGCTGCCAGGAGGCGCCCCGGAGCCCAGCCACTGCCTCCACCTTCCCCATCACAGTCCCCAGAGCCCACAGAGCCG CACCCCAGAGCCCTGGCCCCCTCGCCACCTGCCGAATTCATCTATTACTGTGTAGACGAGGACGAGCTA AAGCGGCTGCTGCCCAGTGTCTGGTCAGAGTCTGAGGATGGGGCAGGATCGCCCCCACCTTACCATCGTCGAAAGAGGCCCAGCTCTGCCCGACGTCACCATCTTGGGCCTACCTTGAAGCCCACCTTGGCTACACGCACAGCCCAACCAGACCATACCCAGGCTCCAACGAAGCAGGAAGCAGGTGGTGGCTTTGTGCTGCCTCCGCCTGGCACTGACCTTGTGTTTTTACGGGAGGGCGCAAGCAGTCCTGTGCAGGTGCCAGGCCCTGTTGCAGCTTCCACAGAAGCCCTGTTGCAG GTGAAGCAAGAGAAGGCGGATACCCAGGACGAGTGGACACCAGGCACAGCTGTCCTGACTTCTCCCGTATTGGTGCCTGGCTGCCCTAGCAAG GCAGTAGACCCAGGCCTGCCATCTGTGAAGCAAGAGCCACCTGACCCTGAGGAGGACAAGGAGGAGAACAAGGATGACTCTGCCTCCAAATTGGCCCCAGAAGAAGAGGCAGGAGGGGCTGGCACACCCGTG ATCACGGAGATTTTCAGCCTGGGTGGAACCCGCTTCCGAGATACAGCGGTCTGGTTGCCAAG GGCAGGCACTCGGGAAGGGAAGATGGATGTAAAGTGTGGGAGACCGAGGACACAGTGGAGCCCACGAGCACGAGCTGGAACCCACGAGGATGGCCTGGAACCCATGTCAGtctctcaccacctccagctTCGATGA
- the MBD1 gene encoding methyl-CpG-binding domain protein 1 isoform X17, protein MAEDWLDCPALGPGWKRREVFRKSGATCGRSDTYYQSPTGDRIRSKVELTRYLGPACDLTLFDFKQGILCYPAPKAHPVAVASKKRKKPSKPAKTRKRQVGPQSGEVRKEAPRDETKADTDTAPASFPAPGCCENCGISFSGDGTQRQRLKTLCKDCRAQRIAFNREQRMFKRVGCGECAACQVTEDCGACSTCLLQLPHDVASGLFCKCERRRCLRIVERSRGCGVCRGCQTQEDCGRCPICLRPPRPGLRRQWKCVQRRCLRGKHARRKGGCDSKMAARRRPGAQPLPPPSPSQSPEPTEPHPRALAPSPPAEFIYYCVDEDELPYTNRRQNRKCGACAACLRRMDCGRCDFCCDKPKFGGSNQKRQKCRWRQCLQFAMKRLLPSVWSESEDGAGSPPPYHRRKRPSSARRHHLGPTLKPTLATRTAQPDHTQAPTKQEAGGGFVLPPPGTDLVFLREGASSPVQVPGPVAASTEALLQVKQEKADTQDEWTPGTAVLTSPVLVPGCPSKAVDPGLPSVKQEPPDPEEDKEENKDDSASKLAPEEEAGGAGTPVITEIFSLGGTRFRDTAVWLPRSKDLKKPGARKQ, encoded by the exons ATGGCTGAGGACTGGCTGGACTGCCCggccctgggccctggctggAAGCGCCGTGAAGTCTTTCGCAAGTCAGGGGCCACCTGTGGACGCTCAGACACCTATTACCAGAG CCCCACAGGAGACAGGATCCGAAGCAAAGTTGAGCTGACTCGATACCTGGGCCCTGCGTGTGATCTCACCCTCTTCGACTTCAAACAAGGCATCTTGTGCTATCCAGCCCCCAAG GCCCATCCTGTGGCTGTTGCCAGCAAGAAGCGAAAGAAGCCTTCAAAGCCAGCCAAGACTCGGAAACGTCAGGTTGGACCCCAGAGTGGTGAGGTCAGGAAGGAGGCCCCAAGGGACGAGACCAAGGCTGACACTGACACAGCCCCAGCTTCATTCCCTGCTCCTGG ATGCTGTGAGAACTGTGGAATCAGCTTCTCAGGGGATGGCACCCAAAGGCAGCGGCTCAAAACATTGTGCAAAGACTGTCGAG CACAGAGAATTGCCTTCAACCGAGAACAGAGAATGTTTAAG CGTGTGGGCTGTGGGGAGTGTGCAGCCTGCCAGGTAACAGAAGACTGTGGGGCCTGCTCCACGTGCCTCCTGCAGCTGCCCCATGATGTGGCATCGGGGCTGTTCTGCAAGTGTGAACGGAGACGCTGCCTCCGGATTGTGGAAAGG AGCCGAGGGTGTGGAGTATGCCGGGGCTGTCAGACCCAAGAGGACTGTGGCCGTTGTCCCATCTGCCTTCGCCCTCCCCGCCCTGGTCTCAGGCGCCAGTGGAAATGTGTCCAGCGACGTTGCCTACGG GGTAAACATGCCCGCCGCAAGGGAGGCTGTGACTCCAAGATGGCTGCCAGGAGGCGCCCCGGAGCCCAGCCACTGCCTCCACCTTCCCCATCACAGTCCCCAGAGCCCACAGAGCCG CACCCCAGAGCCCTGGCCCCCTCGCCACCTGCCGAATTCATCTATTACTGTGTAGACGAGGACGAGCTA CCCTACACGAACCGCCGGCAGAACCGCAAGTGCGGGGCCTGTGCAGCCTGCCTACGGCGGATGGACTGTGGCCGCTGCGACTTCTGCTGCGACAAGCCCAAATTCGGGGGCAGCAACCAGAAGCGCCAGAAGTGTCGTTGGCGCCAATGCCTGCAGTTTGCCATG AAGCGGCTGCTGCCCAGTGTCTGGTCAGAGTCTGAGGATGGGGCAGGATCGCCCCCACCTTACCATCGTCGAAAGAGGCCCAGCTCTGCCCGACGTCACCATCTTGGGCCTACCTTGAAGCCCACCTTGGCTACACGCACAGCCCAACCAGACCATACCCAGGCTCCAACGAAGCAGGAAGCAGGTGGTGGCTTTGTGCTGCCTCCGCCTGGCACTGACCTTGTGTTTTTACGGGAGGGCGCAAGCAGTCCTGTGCAGGTGCCAGGCCCTGTTGCAGCTTCCACAGAAGCCCTGTTGCAG GTGAAGCAAGAGAAGGCGGATACCCAGGACGAGTGGACACCAGGCACAGCTGTCCTGACTTCTCCCGTATTGGTGCCTGGCTGCCCTAGCAAG GCAGTAGACCCAGGCCTGCCATCTGTGAAGCAAGAGCCACCTGACCCTGAGGAGGACAAGGAGGAGAACAAGGATGACTCTGCCTCCAAATTGGCCCCAGAAGAAGAGGCAGGAGGGGCTGGCACACCCGTG ATCACGGAGATTTTCAGCCTGGGTGGAACCCGCTTCCGAGATACAGCGGTCTGGTTGCCAAG GTCCAAAGACCTTAAAAAACCTGGAGCTAGAAAGCAGTAG